One Cohnella candidum genomic region harbors:
- a CDS encoding carbohydrate ABC transporter permease, which produces MASTTARRRGNDFTSAAVRGFGYALIGLFALFCVLPFFLVLGTSFTAEKTITLHGYNLWPRDFSTFAYKIVFENPDLIVGSYAVTVCITIVGTAIGLFIVAMTGYALQRPDFRSRNAISFFIYFTTLFQGGVVPFYIIMTQWFQLKDNYLSVLLPGLMTPFLIIMMKSFVKSIPHAITESAKMDGAGDFRIFMSLILPMTTPALATIGLFIAIGYWNEWYNAMLFLSPNMSYRPLQLFLYNVVTSADFVRNSSVASNIQPRDMPLESMKMATAVVATGPVILFYPLVQRFFIQGITVGAVKG; this is translated from the coding sequence ATGGCATCCACGACGGCCCGCCGCCGAGGGAACGATTTCACGTCCGCGGCGGTACGCGGATTCGGCTACGCGCTGATCGGCCTGTTCGCGCTTTTCTGCGTGCTTCCGTTTTTTCTGGTCCTGGGAACCTCGTTCACGGCGGAGAAGACGATCACCTTGCACGGCTACAATTTATGGCCCCGTGATTTCAGCACGTTCGCGTACAAAATCGTGTTCGAAAATCCGGATCTTATCGTCGGGTCCTATGCCGTCACGGTCTGCATCACGATCGTCGGTACGGCGATTGGACTGTTCATCGTCGCGATGACCGGCTACGCGCTGCAACGTCCGGACTTTCGGTCACGCAACGCCATCTCGTTTTTCATCTACTTCACCACCCTGTTCCAGGGAGGCGTCGTCCCGTTCTACATCATCATGACCCAATGGTTCCAACTCAAGGATAACTACCTGTCCGTCCTGTTGCCCGGCTTGATGACGCCTTTTCTCATCATCATGATGAAAAGCTTCGTCAAATCCATTCCGCACGCCATTACCGAATCCGCCAAAATGGACGGCGCCGGCGACTTCCGCATCTTCATGAGCCTGATCCTCCCCATGACCACGCCCGCGCTGGCCACGATCGGATTGTTCATCGCGATCGGCTACTGGAACGAATGGTACAACGCCATGCTGTTCCTTTCTCCCAACATGAGCTACAGACCTTTGCAGCTTTTCTTGTACAACGTGGTGACGAGCGCCGACTTCGTCCGGAACTCCTCGGTCGCTTCGAACATCCAGCCCCGCGACATGCCGCTCGAATCGATGAAAATGGCGACGGCGGTCGTCGCGACGGGTCCCGTCATTTTGTTCTACCCGCTCGTTCAACGGTTTTTCATTCAAGGGATTACGGTCGGTGCGGTCAAAGGCTGA
- a CDS encoding ABC transporter substrate-binding protein, whose product MKNLSFRKMLGGVLAAVLALSLAACSGSKNSADSTDKGSDGGKASASGSASTDNGAIDTSKFVTVSYVMLGNKPTNGQFEKVMEKVNALLKQKANANLEIKWVEWADWQTKYNLLLASGESLDLITTATDWLDAWPNAQKGAFMALDDLLPKYAPLTWQEVPQEDWAETKYKNQIMMIPEDHYTQWVNHGFIYRGDWAKELGITSPIKDFETLGQYFQGIKDKKPGVIPWDSEGTNLEMFDGYVNSYSDAISLPVSTGPIGIFYAPSYDQKFTAGSPVFEDTFLNFAKLMKEWGDKSYWRQDVLSYKGDAKTALEAGKSGGVEHHTQTFLGERYKMDQLQPGSELQFFPWSATRNNLVSMSITHGATALGAHSKNPERALMVYDLLRQDPEIYKLFNYGIEGVQYVVKDGKRYRPDGYDVQKDDFYSDFWGGRIDKNEIPDGTLWDGYKDLYASYDQIKKPYPYGRFVFDKNPVNNELTAITQVVSQSLPAIVFGKAGDPEKAVNDFRNQLKSAGYDKVVAELQKQLDAYKQQIGG is encoded by the coding sequence GTGAAGAATTTATCGTTTCGCAAAATGTTGGGCGGGGTCTTGGCGGCCGTGCTCGCACTCAGCCTTGCGGCTTGCTCGGGCAGCAAAAATTCGGCCGATTCGACGGACAAAGGCAGCGACGGAGGCAAAGCGTCCGCTTCGGGATCCGCGTCCACGGACAACGGGGCGATCGACACCTCGAAGTTCGTCACCGTCTCGTACGTCATGCTAGGCAACAAGCCGACGAACGGCCAGTTCGAGAAGGTCATGGAGAAAGTCAATGCGCTTCTCAAACAGAAAGCGAATGCGAACCTGGAAATCAAATGGGTGGAATGGGCGGATTGGCAGACGAAATACAACTTGCTGCTCGCTTCCGGCGAATCGCTCGATCTGATCACGACCGCCACGGACTGGCTCGACGCATGGCCGAACGCGCAGAAGGGCGCCTTCATGGCGCTGGACGACTTGCTGCCGAAGTATGCGCCGCTCACTTGGCAAGAGGTGCCGCAGGAAGATTGGGCGGAAACCAAATACAAAAACCAGATCATGATGATCCCGGAAGATCATTACACGCAATGGGTCAACCATGGATTCATTTACCGCGGCGACTGGGCGAAGGAACTCGGCATTACGTCGCCGATCAAGGACTTCGAGACGCTGGGCCAATACTTCCAGGGCATCAAGGATAAGAAACCGGGCGTCATTCCGTGGGATTCGGAAGGGACCAACCTGGAGATGTTCGACGGTTACGTGAATTCCTACAGCGATGCGATCTCCCTGCCGGTCAGCACCGGGCCGATCGGTATCTTCTATGCTCCGTCCTACGACCAGAAGTTCACGGCCGGCAGCCCGGTGTTCGAAGACACCTTCCTGAACTTCGCGAAGCTGATGAAGGAGTGGGGAGACAAAAGCTACTGGCGCCAAGACGTGCTCAGCTACAAAGGCGACGCCAAAACCGCGCTGGAAGCAGGCAAGTCCGGAGGCGTCGAGCATCACACGCAAACCTTCCTGGGTGAAAGGTACAAGATGGACCAACTGCAGCCGGGCTCCGAATTGCAATTTTTCCCGTGGTCGGCGACAAGGAACAATCTCGTCTCGATGTCCATCACGCACGGCGCGACCGCGCTCGGAGCGCACAGCAAAAATCCGGAACGCGCTCTGATGGTGTATGATCTGCTTCGCCAGGATCCGGAAATTTACAAATTGTTCAACTATGGCATCGAAGGCGTGCAGTACGTGGTGAAAGACGGCAAGCGTTACCGCCCGGACGGATACGATGTCCAGAAGGATGACTTCTATTCGGACTTCTGGGGAGGCCGAATCGACAAGAACGAGATTCCGGACGGCACGTTGTGGGACGGCTACAAGGATTTGTACGCCTCCTACGACCAAATCAAAAAGCCTTATCCGTACGGCCGGTTCGTCTTCGACAAAAACCCGGTCAACAACGAACTGACGGCCATCACGCAGGTGGTCAGCCAATCGCTTCCTGCCATCGTGTTCGGCAAAGCCGGCGATCCCGAGAAAGCGGTGAACGATTTCCGGAACCAGCTGAAGTCCGCGGGCTACGATAAAGTGGTGGCGGAGCTGCAGAAGCAGCTGGATGCGTACAAACAGCAAATCGGAGGGTAA
- a CDS encoding GntR family transcriptional regulator has protein sequence MKPKYQVIIDDIKSHILSGTYKTGDQIPTESALQENYDVSRQTVRKAILELSNEGFLRSEKGSGTYVSGQYRSRSGGKAMKRTIGVITTYISDYIFPSIIRGIESRLNEDNYSLLLASTNNDIAQEKKALEMMLSYGVDGLIVEPTRSNVYNPNIAYYLSFKEQEVPFTMINAYYEELEVPFFCLDDVQSSYLAARELIAKGHRRIGIVAKMDDLQGKYRMKGYIKALGEAKLRFRPEHVLSFDTDTKPDLSADLEEFLVGYRDELTALVCYNDEVGLEVVNVCRKLGISIPDELSVIGQDNSYIAKNANIKLTTLTHPQEQMGRDAADWVIKSLQGKKDLPATTYYEPVLIEGETVKTIEE, from the coding sequence GTGAAGCCGAAGTATCAGGTCATCATCGATGATATTAAGAGCCATATCCTGTCGGGAACGTACAAAACCGGCGATCAAATTCCGACGGAGTCCGCTTTGCAGGAAAACTACGACGTCAGCCGGCAGACGGTGCGGAAGGCGATTCTGGAGTTATCGAACGAGGGGTTTCTCCGAAGCGAGAAGGGATCCGGCACTTACGTCAGCGGCCAATATCGCTCCAGGTCGGGCGGGAAAGCCATGAAAAGGACGATCGGCGTCATCACGACTTATATTTCGGATTACATTTTCCCCTCCATCATCCGGGGAATCGAAAGCCGGTTAAACGAAGATAATTATTCCTTGCTGTTAGCGAGTACGAATAACGATATCGCGCAGGAAAAAAAGGCGCTCGAGATGATGCTCTCCTACGGCGTGGACGGACTGATCGTCGAGCCGACCCGAAGCAACGTATACAACCCCAACATCGCTTACTACCTGTCGTTTAAGGAGCAAGAGGTTCCGTTCACGATGATCAATGCCTACTATGAAGAGCTGGAGGTTCCGTTCTTCTGTCTGGACGACGTGCAGTCCAGCTACCTCGCAGCGCGGGAACTGATCGCGAAAGGACATCGCCGGATCGGGATTGTCGCCAAAATGGATGATTTGCAGGGGAAATATAGAATGAAAGGCTATATTAAAGCGCTTGGGGAAGCCAAATTACGGTTCCGCCCCGAACACGTGCTTTCTTTCGATACGGACACGAAGCCGGATCTGTCTGCCGATTTGGAAGAGTTTCTGGTCGGTTACCGGGACGAATTGACCGCGCTGGTGTGTTACAACGACGAGGTCGGCTTGGAAGTCGTAAACGTCTGCAGAAAACTGGGGATTTCCATTCCGGACGAGCTATCCGTCATCGGCCAGGACAACTCGTATATCGCCAAAAACGCGAACATCAAGCTCACGACGCTGACGCACCCCCAAGAACAAATGGGGCGCGACGCGGCGGATTGGGTCATCAAAAGCTTACAAGGCAAAAAAGACTTGCCCGCCACCACCTATTACGAACCCGTTTTAATAGAAGGAGAAACCGTAAAAACGATTGAGGAATAG
- a CDS encoding xylulokinase, with amino-acid sequence MNDDVNLKEAILNGDTSLGIEFGSTRIKAVLIDRRFETLASGSYEWENQLKDGYWTYDQVDIITGLQTAYLELKREVERNYGITLRTVGSIGFSAMMHGYLAFDSWGELLVPFRTWRNATTGAAARELTDLFQFNIPERWSIAHLYQAILNQEEHVPRIQFVTTLSGYIHWLLTGHKAIGIGDASGMFPIEEASRNYHPLMVKQFNERIAANGYPWQLEDILPKVYLSGESAGELTAAGAGILDPAGDLQPGIPLCPPEGDAGTGMVATNSVRKRTGNVSVGTSVFAMIVLEKELSKVYPEIDLVTTPNGSPVGMAHANNCSSDLNAWMGLFREFSEAMGYAADSGKLFGVLLNKALEADPDGGGLLSYGYLSGENITGLEQGRPLFVRSPESNFNLANFMRTHLFAAFGALKLGMDILTGSEQVAIDSIMAHGGLFKTPVVGQKMLAAALNVPISVMSTAGEGGAWGMALLASYMVNKDQEESLEDFLERKVFRDAEGQQMAPDPADVQGFEAFIDRYRAGLAIEQAAVDHLLENGRG; translated from the coding sequence ATGAATGATGACGTAAATTTGAAAGAAGCGATCTTGAACGGAGACACTTCGCTGGGCATTGAGTTCGGTTCTACGCGGATCAAAGCGGTGCTGATCGATCGTCGTTTCGAGACCCTCGCATCGGGAAGCTACGAGTGGGAAAACCAGCTGAAAGACGGATATTGGACGTACGACCAGGTGGACATCATTACCGGTCTTCAAACCGCCTATCTCGAATTGAAGCGGGAAGTGGAACGGAATTACGGAATCACCCTCCGGACCGTGGGCTCGATCGGGTTTTCGGCCATGATGCACGGTTATTTGGCATTCGACAGCTGGGGTGAGCTGCTGGTGCCTTTCCGAACGTGGCGCAATGCCACGACCGGCGCGGCGGCAAGGGAATTGACGGACTTATTCCAATTCAATATTCCAGAGCGTTGGAGTATTGCACACTTGTATCAAGCGATTCTAAACCAAGAGGAACACGTGCCTCGCATTCAATTCGTGACCACGCTGTCCGGATACATTCACTGGCTGCTGACCGGCCATAAAGCGATCGGCATCGGCGACGCTTCCGGCATGTTCCCGATTGAGGAAGCCAGCCGCAATTATCACCCCTTGATGGTCAAGCAATTCAATGAGCGGATCGCGGCCAACGGTTACCCGTGGCAACTGGAGGATATCCTTCCCAAGGTTTATCTCTCCGGTGAGAGCGCCGGCGAATTGACGGCAGCGGGAGCCGGCATTCTGGACCCGGCCGGGGATCTGCAGCCCGGCATTCCGCTGTGTCCTCCGGAAGGAGATGCCGGGACGGGCATGGTGGCGACGAACAGCGTGAGGAAGCGTACGGGCAACGTCTCCGTAGGCACTTCCGTTTTCGCGATGATCGTTTTAGAGAAAGAGCTTTCCAAGGTCTATCCGGAGATCGATCTGGTGACGACGCCGAACGGCAGTCCGGTCGGCATGGCGCATGCCAACAACTGTTCCAGCGATCTCAATGCCTGGATGGGATTGTTCCGCGAATTTTCCGAGGCGATGGGATACGCCGCGGATTCCGGGAAATTGTTCGGCGTGTTGTTGAACAAGGCGTTGGAAGCCGACCCGGACGGCGGCGGATTGCTCAGCTATGGTTATCTCTCGGGCGAGAACATTACGGGATTGGAGCAAGGCCGGCCGTTGTTCGTTCGCTCGCCCGAAAGCAACTTCAATCTGGCCAATTTCATGCGAACGCACCTATTCGCCGCTTTCGGCGCGTTGAAGCTCGGCATGGACATTTTGACCGGCAGCGAACAGGTGGCCATCGACAGCATCATGGCGCATGGCGGCCTCTTTAAGACTCCCGTCGTCGGGCAAAAAATGCTGGCCGCCGCGCTGAACGTCCCGATCTCGGTGATGTCCACGGCCGGCGAAGGCGGAGCATGGGGCATGGCGCTCCTGGCCTCTTACATGGTCAACAAGGATCAAGAAGAAAGCTTGGAAGACTTCCTCGAACGGAAGGTCTTCCGTGATGCCGAAGGACAGCAGATGGCTCCGGATCCGGCGGACGTCCAAGGGTTTGAAGCCTTCATCGATCGCTACCGAGCGGGGCTCGCCATCGAACAGGCTGCCGTGGACCATTTGCTGGAGAACGGGAGGGGCTAA
- a CDS encoding L-ribulose-5-phosphate 4-epimerase, whose translation MLERLKEEVYQANLDLPKHGLVKFTWGNASAIDRESGLFVIKPSGVSYEKMKPSDMVVVDLDGQVVEGTFRPSSDTATHAVLYKHFPKIGGIVHTHSTWATIWAQAGLDVPVMGTTHADTFYGAVPCARFLNQEEIDRGYEAETGRVIIETFEQRGLDVMAIPAVLLQGHAPFTWGKNVNKAVEHSVVLEEVCKMNLYARQLNHFAKELPQGILDKHYLRKHGKDAYYGQK comes from the coding sequence TTGTTAGAACGACTGAAAGAAGAGGTTTATCAAGCCAATTTGGATTTGCCGAAGCACGGACTCGTGAAATTCACTTGGGGCAATGCGAGCGCCATCGATCGGGAAAGCGGTTTGTTCGTGATCAAGCCGAGCGGAGTCAGCTACGAAAAGATGAAGCCGAGCGACATGGTGGTTGTCGATCTCGACGGCCAAGTGGTGGAGGGAACGTTCAGGCCTTCTTCCGATACCGCGACTCACGCCGTATTGTACAAACATTTTCCGAAAATCGGCGGCATCGTGCACACTCATTCCACTTGGGCTACCATTTGGGCGCAAGCGGGGCTGGATGTTCCCGTCATGGGTACGACGCATGCGGACACTTTCTACGGTGCCGTCCCTTGTGCCCGGTTCTTGAACCAAGAGGAGATCGACCGCGGGTACGAAGCGGAAACGGGCCGTGTCATCATCGAAACGTTCGAGCAACGCGGACTGGATGTGATGGCAATTCCGGCCGTCCTGCTTCAAGGGCATGCGCCATTCACTTGGGGGAAAAACGTGAACAAGGCGGTTGAGCACAGCGTCGTGCTGGAAGAGGTTTGCAAAATGAATTTGTACGCGCGGCAACTCAACCATTTTGCCAAAGAACTGCCGCAAGGCATTCTGGATAAACACTATCTCCGGAAACACGGGAAAGACGCCTACTACGGGCAAAAGTAA
- the araA gene encoding L-arabinose isomerase — protein MSATAAKQFWFVVGSQHLYGEEALAEVKAHAQTMTDALNNSGVLPYPLVLQDLAVSADKITSIMKEVNYRDEVAGVITWMHTFSPAKMWIRGTKLLQKPLLHLATQYNESIPWATIDMDFMNLNQAAHGDREYGFINARLKKQNKIVVGYWERPEVQQQIAEWMDVAVAYNESFNIKVARFGDNMRNVGVTEGDKVEAQIQFGWTVDYYGIGDLVQYVNAVKEQEIDELMGQYAELYEFDYGTRSKESWEASVRVQAGYEIALKRFLDERGYNAFTSNFEDLHGMKQLPGLAVQRLMAQGYGFAGEGDWKTAALDRLLKVMSRNQNTGFMEDYTYEMAAGQEAILQSHMLEVDPSLASNKPKIVVSPLGIGGREDPARLVFDGKAGEGVVVSMADFGTHYKLLINEVSAFEPTVSAPKLPVARVLWKVKPNFQDGVKAWIENGGGHHTVVSLNLTTDQIVTYAKLVNLEYVVIK, from the coding sequence ATGTCGGCAACAGCAGCGAAACAGTTTTGGTTCGTCGTAGGTTCTCAGCATCTGTATGGGGAAGAAGCGCTGGCGGAAGTGAAAGCTCACGCCCAGACGATGACGGATGCCTTGAATAACAGCGGCGTGCTGCCTTATCCGCTTGTTCTGCAGGATTTGGCGGTCAGCGCGGATAAAATCACGAGCATCATGAAAGAAGTCAACTATCGCGACGAGGTGGCGGGCGTCATCACGTGGATGCATACGTTCTCTCCGGCGAAAATGTGGATTCGCGGTACGAAGTTGCTGCAGAAGCCGCTGCTTCACCTGGCTACCCAGTACAATGAAAGCATTCCTTGGGCCACGATCGACATGGACTTCATGAACCTGAACCAAGCCGCTCACGGCGACCGCGAATACGGCTTCATCAATGCCCGTCTGAAGAAACAAAATAAAATCGTCGTCGGCTATTGGGAACGTCCGGAAGTGCAGCAGCAAATTGCGGAGTGGATGGACGTTGCGGTTGCTTACAATGAAAGCTTCAACATCAAAGTCGCCCGTTTCGGCGACAACATGCGCAACGTCGGCGTAACGGAAGGCGACAAGGTCGAGGCGCAAATTCAATTCGGCTGGACCGTCGACTACTACGGCATCGGAGATCTCGTTCAATACGTCAATGCCGTTAAGGAACAGGAAATCGATGAGTTGATGGGTCAATATGCGGAGCTGTACGAATTTGATTATGGAACGCGTAGCAAAGAGTCTTGGGAAGCCAGCGTCAGAGTCCAAGCCGGCTATGAGATCGCCCTTAAACGCTTCTTGGACGAGAGAGGGTATAACGCGTTTACTTCGAACTTCGAAGATTTGCATGGGATGAAGCAGCTTCCCGGGCTGGCCGTCCAACGTCTGATGGCCCAAGGCTACGGCTTCGCCGGCGAGGGCGACTGGAAGACGGCCGCTCTCGACCGCCTGCTGAAAGTGATGAGCCGCAATCAAAACACGGGCTTCATGGAAGATTACACTTACGAGATGGCGGCCGGCCAGGAAGCCATCCTGCAATCCCACATGCTCGAAGTGGATCCGTCCTTGGCAAGCAACAAACCGAAAATCGTCGTTTCCCCGCTCGGAATCGGCGGTCGCGAAGATCCGGCGCGCCTGGTATTCGACGGCAAAGCCGGCGAGGGCGTCGTCGTATCCATGGCGGACTTCGGCACTCATTACAAGCTGCTGATCAACGAGGTTTCCGCCTTCGAGCCGACGGTTTCGGCTCCCAAGCTTCCCGTAGCCCGCGTCCTGTGGAAAGTGAAGCCGAACTTCCAAGACGGAGTGAAGGCCTGGATCGAGAACGGCGGCGGCCACCATACCGTCGTTTCCCTGAACCTGACGACAGATCAAATCGTCACCTACGCGAAGCTGGTGAACTTGGAGTACGTCGTCATTAAGTAA
- a CDS encoding sugar ABC transporter substrate-binding protein, translated as MTTTVRPRRASGFLLALLALLAIAALSACSGSETGNDSSAAASPPAPTKTGKPQLTFGIIYPITHPYYELMTEYAEKEAEPLGVKLVVKAPDEANLEQQIRMMETMIKQRVNAIAIDPVDSDALVPVINKAVENGIPVICFESDSPGSKRLGYVGTDQRQAGIRLGQLLDKQLQGRGMVLVETGMGRMQSLKLRLDGLLSYLNANTDIQVLEVRYNEGSDAKALSDLEQMIDEHPHFDAFASLDVVSGPQSVLVWKAQGLNRYSFTFGLTDEIREALSNGQITAAVSLNEAEMSRHLVQRLMDAAQGKPVPPIEDTGLSEVNKETVSR; from the coding sequence ATGACGACGACCGTTCGGCCTAGAAGAGCCTCGGGCTTTCTGCTGGCTCTTCTGGCCCTCCTGGCTATCGCGGCCTTGAGCGCCTGCAGCGGATCCGAAACCGGAAACGATTCGTCGGCCGCCGCATCCCCGCCCGCGCCAACGAAGACCGGGAAGCCGCAGCTGACGTTCGGCATCATTTATCCGATTACCCATCCTTACTACGAGTTGATGACGGAGTACGCGGAGAAAGAGGCCGAACCGCTCGGCGTCAAACTCGTGGTCAAAGCGCCGGACGAAGCCAACCTGGAGCAGCAGATCCGCATGATGGAGACGATGATCAAGCAGCGGGTGAACGCCATCGCGATCGATCCGGTTGATTCCGACGCGCTCGTCCCCGTGATTAACAAAGCCGTCGAGAACGGCATTCCGGTCATCTGCTTCGAATCCGACTCCCCCGGCAGCAAGCGGCTCGGTTATGTCGGTACCGATCAGCGGCAGGCCGGCATCCGGCTGGGTCAGCTGCTCGACAAGCAGCTGCAAGGCCGCGGCATGGTTCTCGTGGAGACCGGCATGGGGCGGATGCAGAGTCTGAAGCTTCGGTTGGACGGCTTGCTGTCCTACTTGAACGCCAACACGGACATCCAGGTGCTGGAGGTCCGCTACAATGAAGGCAGCGACGCCAAAGCTCTGTCCGACCTCGAGCAAATGATCGACGAGCATCCGCATTTCGACGCGTTCGCGAGCCTCGATGTCGTCTCCGGACCCCAATCGGTGCTGGTGTGGAAAGCACAGGGGCTAAACCGATACTCCTTCACGTTCGGCCTGACGGACGAGATCCGGGAAGCGTTGTCCAACGGCCAAATTACCGCCGCGGTCTCGCTGAACGAAGCCGAGATGAGCCGGCACCTCGTGCAAAGGCTGATGGACGCCGCCCAAGGAAAACCGGTACCGCCTATTGAGGATACGGGCTTGTCGGAGGTCAATAAAGAAACCGTATCCCGGTAA
- a CDS encoding response regulator, which yields MKKVMLVDDEIVIRENIRACIDWEKEGFIYCGDASDGEMALPMIDEWRPDILITDIKMPFMDGIELSSIVRQRLPDTKIIILSGHDEFSYARTALRIGVEEYFLKPISSADLVALLHTVGRKIDRERREKRKPAFTREKLLGDLCGGLIAETEAREAAQALSLPLSASHYAAVVWDLRCPDNGSSPDEAALHAAQYALEERAVGYGDMWRYSRSRTEEVWILRGNSPEEISALLEKLHRETLPELERSLPCSVAIGTGSVQDRLQGIHASFLKAEEDRSLRRLARQNKHALWETIGDEREIPFLDRPRYLEFLKIGTPADADRFIRDFAEALRGMDWNASLYGYYALNDLTLETLQEAKRTLRLAEDPHRALDDLQRQIKEIRSWETCAAYLRALADAFWEWRSESSGKYGDMIAKVKEFIRERYGDDGLSLQHAAEHVCVSPSHLSKVFSQETGQTFIECLTQTRIRKAMELLQTTNDRTYEIAYSVGYGDAHYFSNLFKKTTGLSPREYRRQGKESAGPEGASDDDDDRSA from the coding sequence ATGAAAAAAGTGATGCTCGTCGACGACGAAATCGTCATTCGGGAAAACATCCGTGCCTGCATCGATTGGGAAAAGGAAGGCTTCATCTATTGCGGCGACGCGTCGGACGGCGAGATGGCGCTGCCGATGATCGACGAATGGCGGCCGGACATTCTCATCACGGACATCAAAATGCCGTTCATGGACGGGATCGAACTGAGCTCGATCGTCCGCCAGCGCTTGCCGGACACCAAGATCATCATCCTCAGCGGACACGACGAATTCAGCTACGCCCGTACCGCCCTCCGAATCGGGGTGGAGGAATATTTCCTAAAGCCGATCAGTTCGGCCGACCTCGTGGCTTTACTGCATACCGTCGGCCGGAAAATCGACCGGGAACGGCGGGAGAAGCGCAAGCCTGCGTTTACCCGCGAGAAGCTGCTCGGCGACCTGTGCGGAGGACTGATCGCGGAGACGGAGGCCCGGGAAGCCGCGCAAGCGTTGTCGCTTCCGCTGTCCGCTTCCCATTATGCCGCGGTCGTCTGGGATTTGCGGTGCCCGGACAACGGCTCCTCCCCCGACGAGGCCGCCCTGCATGCCGCCCAATATGCGCTGGAAGAGCGAGCTGTCGGTTACGGAGACATGTGGCGGTATTCGAGAAGCCGCACGGAAGAAGTATGGATCTTGCGCGGAAATTCTCCTGAGGAAATTTCGGCCTTGTTGGAGAAGCTGCACCGGGAGACGCTGCCGGAACTGGAGCGTTCTCTTCCCTGCTCGGTTGCGATCGGAACGGGAAGCGTTCAGGATCGGCTTCAAGGCATTCACGCCTCCTTCCTCAAAGCCGAGGAGGACCGCAGCCTGCGGAGGCTTGCCCGGCAGAACAAACACGCGTTATGGGAAACGATCGGAGACGAGCGGGAGATCCCGTTTCTCGACCGCCCCCGGTACCTCGAATTCCTGAAAATCGGCACGCCGGCAGACGCGGACCGTTTCATCCGTGACTTCGCCGAAGCGCTGCGCGGTATGGACTGGAATGCTTCCCTGTACGGTTACTACGCGCTGAACGATTTGACGCTGGAAACGCTGCAGGAAGCCAAACGGACGCTCCGCCTCGCGGAGGATCCCCACCGCGCGCTGGACGACCTGCAGCGGCAGATCAAGGAGATCCGCAGCTGGGAGACGTGCGCGGCCTACCTCCGCGCGCTGGCCGACGCTTTCTGGGAGTGGCGTTCGGAATCGTCCGGCAAGTACGGGGACATGATCGCCAAAGTGAAGGAATTCATCCGCGAGCGTTACGGCGACGACGGTTTGTCCCTTCAGCACGCGGCGGAGCATGTTTGCGTGAGCCCCAGCCACCTGAGCAAGGTGTTCAGCCAGGAAACCGGTCAGACGTTCATCGAATGCCTGACCCAGACCCGGATCCGGAAAGCCATGGAGCTGCTGCAGACGACGAACGACCGGACCTATGAGATCGCCTACTCGGTCGGTTACGGGGATGCCCACTATTTTTCGAACCTGTTCAAAAAAACGACCGGCCTCAGCCCGCGGGAATACCGCCGGCAAGGCAAAGAAAGCGCCGGACCGGAAGGAGCTTCGGACGATGACGACGACCGTTCGGCCTAG